The following coding sequences lie in one Streptomyces lydicus genomic window:
- a CDS encoding toxin Doc, with protein sequence MGPILHIDVRWLLQQHEQALPDQPIVSDFSALVAAVARHRVDPPRLGVTSDPAWRAAALLETLLLLKPLPAHNLRFACAIALAYMHASGEGIDPPYGDLVTLAQALTAGEIDIFGAADQIRTWR encoded by the coding sequence ATGGGCCCCATCCTCCACATCGACGTGCGCTGGCTCCTGCAACAGCACGAGCAGGCACTTCCCGATCAGCCGATCGTCTCCGACTTCTCCGCGCTGGTCGCCGCCGTCGCCCGTCACCGCGTCGACCCACCACGTCTCGGCGTCACCTCCGACCCTGCTTGGCGCGCAGCCGCGCTGCTCGAGACCCTCCTGCTACTCAAGCCGCTCCCAGCGCACAACCTCCGATTCGCCTGCGCGATCGCCCTCGCCTACATGCACGCCTCCGGCGAGGGCATCGACCCGCCCTATGGAGACCTGGTCACTCTGGCTCAAGCCCTGACGGCCGGAGAGATCGACATCTTTGGGGCCGCTGATCAGATCCGAACCTGGCGAAT